From a region of the Pecten maximus chromosome 18, xPecMax1.1, whole genome shotgun sequence genome:
- the LOC117316424 gene encoding uncharacterized protein LOC117316424 yields the protein MRSCAAVFGLTFLVITDLATIISFATPYWLELNIGLFGLSGQWKFHGLWATCDRDQCSWVFEDGARVLSSAEWFKATQGLMSVGLGLALLALIVATLALCCQCHGCNYASTVAGLLLICFLCIGVAVALFGIKASQDFNAVVASENLALGQEYKYAWSFWLAAGAAGMALITSIVYGCAGLNTQY from the exons ATGAGGAGTTGTGCGGCGGTTTTCGGACTGACGTTCCTCGTTATTACGGATTTAGCTACTATTATAAGTTTCGCTACACCATACTGGCTCGAACTTAACATTGGATTGTTTGGTTTGTCCGGACAATGGAAATTTCATGGGCTTTGGGCCACTTGCGACCGGGACCAGTGTTCATGGGTGTTTGAGGATGGAGCTCGAGTTCTGTCCAGCGCAG AGTGGTTTAAGGCCACACAGGGCCTGATGTCAGTTGGACTAGGATTGGCTCTCCTGGCTCTGATTGTGGCAACCCTTGCACTGTGTTGTCAGTGTCACGGCTGTAACTATGCAAGCACTGTGGCGGGTCTGCTTCTCATATGTT tcCTGTGTATCGGTGTGGCCGTGGCGTTGTTTGGGATCAAAGCGAGCCAGGATTTCAACGCCGTGGTAGCGTCGGAGAATCTCGCCTTAGGGCAGGAATACAAATATGCCTGGTCGTTCTGGCTAGCGGCTGGGGCGGCCGGAATGGCCCTCATTACGTCTATAGTGTATGGATGTGCCGGCCTGAACACACAATATTGA